The following coding sequences lie in one Gadus morhua chromosome 20, gadMor3.0, whole genome shotgun sequence genomic window:
- the LOC115533429 gene encoding uncharacterized protein LOC115533429, which produces MSMAICGRSRIAMLLTTPGRLGCPSGGGLIGKVVHGVSYVLTDLSVREWGGLFLTSTKTTAIRVSEEEVLVPESVARQQLEVEQQEEVEQQEEEEVEQEEEVEQQEEEEVEQEGITTVRGQVCGVKLAYQRQCSSCHEGQLAFNLKAKNNRCEACGFCQRVGSYVKAATGTVWLNMTLTLKLTSTVLMTCLSQNDLQELLSDVQLVEEHLMEVGVFVIQYNANNEVVVVTTGNV; this is translated from the coding sequence ATGTCTATGGCAATCTGCGGGAGGTCAAGGATTGCCATGTTGCTGACCACACCGGGAAGATTAGGCTGTCCCTCTGGGGGGGGGCTTATTGGGAAAGTGGTGCATGGCGTGTCCTATGTCCTGACGGACCTCTCGGTCCGTGAATGGGGAGGGTTGTTTCTGACGTCTACGAAGACCACCGCCATCCGGgtctcagaggaggaggtcctggTTCCAGAATCAGTTGCGAGGCAGCAActggaggtggagcagcaggaggaggtggagcagcaggaggaggaggaggtggagcaagaggaggaggtggagcagcaagaggaggaggaggtggagcaggaggggaTCACCACGGTGCGGGGACAAGTCTGTGGAGTCAAACTAGCTTACCAACGGCAGTGCAGCAGCTGCCACGAAGGGCAGCTGGCCTTCAACCTAAAGGCCAAAAACAATCGCTGCGAGGCCTGTGGCTTTTGTCAGAGGGTCGGGTCATATGTAAAGGCTGCCACCGGGACAGTCTGGCTCAATATGACACTCACGTTGAAATTGACCTCGACTGTCCTGATGACATGCCTGAGTCAAAACGACCTCCAGGAGCTGCTTTCAGATGTGCAGTTGGTGGAGGAGCACTTAATGGAAGTGGGGGTGTTTGTTATCCAATACAATGCCAACAATGAGGTTGTCGTTGTCACAACAGGGAATGTTTGA